The Synechococcales cyanobacterium CNB genome includes a window with the following:
- a CDS encoding helix-turn-helix transcriptional regulator — protein sequence MILDRPPGETINLLVESGSRAVGPGDGPSGVREPVETPQRTEPIMVTTSTPTGSPPAVGHEEYSLQPIHPAPVCWQALAEDTGVCVLVHDTDGKIEFVNGEAARVLGVTADAVRGQHLRAVMPTEVADERVQYARRAVESGKPLIVDGMFGGRMRRAHVRPVPGEHGEPARVLIVCHPISATTPAEPGVERIEARHSDEGPIGSLTPREREVLALIGQGLSTADIAKKLHRSVKTVEWHRVSLGNKLGASNRVELARIAIRAGLASLDE from the coding sequence ATGATCCTTGACCGACCCCCCGGTGAAACGATTAATCTCCTCGTTGAGTCTGGTTCTCGTGCGGTGGGCCCCGGCGACGGACCGTCGGGCGTACGGGAACCGGTCGAAACCCCGCAGAGGACCGAACCCATCATGGTGACCACATCAACCCCGACCGGGTCTCCCCCGGCAGTCGGACACGAGGAGTACTCCCTCCAGCCGATCCATCCCGCGCCGGTCTGCTGGCAGGCGCTGGCCGAGGACACGGGCGTGTGCGTGCTTGTTCACGACACCGACGGCAAGATCGAGTTCGTGAACGGTGAAGCGGCACGCGTGCTCGGCGTAACGGCCGACGCCGTGCGCGGCCAACACCTCCGCGCCGTCATGCCGACCGAGGTCGCGGACGAACGGGTCCAGTACGCGCGCCGTGCCGTCGAGAGCGGCAAACCGCTCATCGTGGACGGGATGTTCGGCGGGCGGATGCGTCGCGCCCATGTGCGCCCCGTCCCCGGAGAGCATGGCGAGCCTGCCCGTGTCCTGATCGTCTGCCACCCCATCTCGGCGACGACCCCCGCCGAGCCCGGTGTCGAGCGCATCGAGGCCCGGCACAGCGACGAGGGTCCGATCGGCTCGCTCACGCCCCGCGAGCGCGAGGTGCTCGCCCTCATCGGCCAGGGTCTATCCACCGCCGATATCGCCAAGAAACTCCACCGGAGCGTCAAGACTGTCGAGTGGCATCGGGTCTCGCTGGGGAACAAGCTCGGTGCGTCGAACCGTGTCGAGCTTGCGCGCATTGCCATCCGTGCCGGGCTGGCGTCGCTCGACGAGTGA
- a CDS encoding Rieske 2Fe-2S domain-containing protein has translation MEIDADIRRARTLPGRFYADPGVYERARDAVFARSWQLIADTDQLRLPGQVHPVTLLEGCLDEPILLTRDRSDALHCLSNVCTHRGTLVAEAPDRVTCLTCRYHGRRFELDGRFRSMPEFERCEGFPSEKDNLPRVPMAVWRKFIFAGLSPAFGFDELSAEMDRRVGFLPIEQARFDPARSRDYLVKCNWALYVENYLEGFHIPFVHASLAAALDYGQYRTETYRYASLQLGVSKGGEDVFELPADSPDKGSEIAAYYYWLFPNTMLNFYPWGISVNVVRPLGVDRTRVSFLSYVWDESRISTGAGAELDRVEREDEAVVEAVQRGVRSRLYDRGRYSPTREQGVHHFHRLLAEWVGADGAVSG, from the coding sequence ATGGAGATCGACGCGGACATTCGCAGGGCGCGGACGCTGCCGGGCCGGTTCTACGCCGACCCGGGCGTGTACGAGCGAGCCAGGGACGCGGTCTTCGCGCGGTCGTGGCAACTCATCGCGGACACGGACCAACTGCGGCTTCCCGGACAGGTGCATCCCGTAACGCTCCTGGAGGGGTGTCTCGACGAGCCGATCCTGCTCACGCGCGACCGCTCTGACGCCCTGCATTGCCTGTCGAACGTCTGCACTCACCGCGGGACGCTCGTCGCGGAGGCGCCGGATCGGGTCACGTGCCTGACCTGCCGATACCACGGTCGGCGCTTCGAACTGGACGGGCGATTCCGATCCATGCCCGAGTTCGAGCGGTGCGAGGGATTCCCCAGCGAGAAGGACAACCTGCCGCGCGTGCCGATGGCGGTGTGGCGGAAGTTCATCTTTGCGGGTCTCTCGCCCGCGTTCGGGTTCGACGAACTGTCGGCGGAGATGGATCGTCGCGTGGGCTTCCTCCCGATCGAGCAGGCCCGCTTCGACCCGGCACGAAGCCGCGACTACCTCGTGAAGTGCAACTGGGCCTTGTACGTCGAGAACTACCTGGAGGGGTTCCACATCCCGTTCGTGCACGCTTCGCTCGCGGCCGCGCTCGACTACGGGCAGTACCGCACCGAGACGTACCGCTACGCCAGCCTCCAACTCGGGGTGAGCAAGGGGGGGGAGGACGTATTCGAGCTGCCTGCGGACTCGCCCGACAAGGGTTCCGAGATCGCGGCCTACTACTACTGGCTCTTCCCGAACACGATGCTCAACTTTTACCCGTGGGGCATCTCGGTGAACGTGGTGCGTCCGCTCGGCGTCGATCGCACGCGGGTGTCGTTCCTCAGTTACGTCTGGGACGAGTCGCGCATCTCGACCGGCGCGGGAGCGGAACTCGACCGCGTCGAGCGCGAGGACGAAGCGGTGGTCGAGGCGGTGCAGCGGGGCGTGCGCTCGCGGCTGTACGACCGGGGCCGGTACTCGCCGACGCGCGAGCAGGGCGTGCATCACTTCCACCGCCTGCTGGCCGAGTGGGTTGGCGCCGACGGGGCCGTTTCCGGATGA
- a CDS encoding TIGR00730 family Rossman fold protein — protein MLAGPRSRTEEFFRVLRITAEFIRGFRALHFVGPCVTVFGSARFKENHRYYIMAREVGRRLAETGFAVMTGGGPGIMEAANRGAKEAGGLSIGCNILLPKEQEPNPYLDKFIEFNYFFVRKVMLVKYSSAFIVLPGGYGTLDEVFETGTLIQTGKIEHFPVVIMGRDYWRPLGEFLRHTLVPEGTIDPVDLELFSATDDPAEAVERVMAGIRPMDHPPKPSPILGESRPEPSRAGEQTVR, from the coding sequence ATGCTGGCCGGCCCGCGATCGCGGACGGAGGAGTTCTTCCGCGTTCTTCGCATCACGGCCGAGTTCATCCGCGGGTTTCGCGCGCTGCACTTCGTCGGGCCGTGCGTAACCGTCTTCGGGTCGGCGCGGTTCAAGGAGAATCACCGCTACTACATCATGGCCCGCGAGGTCGGGCGTCGGCTCGCCGAGACCGGTTTCGCCGTGATGACCGGCGGCGGGCCGGGCATCATGGAGGCCGCCAACCGCGGCGCGAAGGAGGCCGGCGGCCTGAGCATCGGGTGCAATATCCTGCTGCCCAAGGAGCAGGAGCCGAACCCCTACCTCGACAAGTTCATCGAGTTCAACTACTTCTTCGTGCGCAAGGTGATGCTCGTGAAGTATTCGTCTGCGTTCATCGTCCTCCCGGGTGGCTACGGCACGCTCGACGAGGTCTTCGAAACGGGCACGCTCATCCAGACGGGCAAGATCGAGCACTTTCCCGTCGTCATCATGGGGCGGGACTACTGGCGGCCGCTCGGCGAGTTCCTGCGGCACACGCTCGTGCCCGAGGGCACCATCGACCCCGTCGATCTCGAGCTCTTCTCCGCGACCGACGATCCCGCCGAGGCCGTCGAGCGTGTGATGGCGGGCATCCGCCCCATGGACCACCCGCCGAAGCCCAGCCCGATCCTCGGCGAATCGCGCCCGGAGCCGAGCCGCGCGGGCGAGCAGACGGTGCGCTGA
- a CDS encoding asparaginase, with amino-acid sequence MRTITVITTGGTIEKTFDERTGSLENRGSILRRMLRRIRLEETDTRIVELMSKDSLLMGDADRARIVAAVKDALASRDVSGVVVLHGTDTLEHTGEALHAALGVPRVPVVITGAMRPFEMKRSDALQNLTEALFAVGVLPPGVYCVAHGRALRFPGVVKNRERSTFVRAADRP; translated from the coding sequence ATGCGCACGATCACCGTCATCACCACGGGCGGCACCATCGAGAAGACCTTCGACGAGCGCACCGGATCGCTCGAGAACCGCGGCTCGATCCTCCGGCGCATGCTCCGCCGCATCCGTCTCGAAGAGACCGACACCCGCATCGTCGAACTCATGAGCAAGGACAGCCTGCTCATGGGCGATGCCGACCGCGCCCGCATCGTCGCCGCCGTGAAGGACGCTCTGGCGTCCCGCGATGTCTCGGGCGTGGTCGTTCTCCATGGTACCGACACGCTCGAGCACACCGGCGAGGCGCTGCACGCCGCGCTCGGCGTCCCCCGTGTTCCGGTCGTCATCACGGGCGCGATGCGCCCCTTCGAGATGAAGCGGTCGGACGCGCTGCAGAACCTGACCGAAGCGCTCTTCGCGGTCGGTGTCCTCCCGCCGGGGGTCTATTGTGTCGCGCACGGGCGCGCCCTCCGATTCCCGGGCGTCGTCAAGAATCGTGAGCGTTCGACGTTCGTTCGTGCCGCGGATCGGCCGTGA
- a CDS encoding transporter has product MHHALSRLVTTAALCPTIAGSCPSMADAQPVPDKSAYSLFNPTPAELRRPLSADRPDATESPYTVDAGAIQLEMSFVEHAWSGSGARRVSSTSIAPLNLKLGLTSSADIQFLLDPYLVGDDPEQGARRGVGNTGLRLKVNLFGNDDGDAALAILPYLVFPTGSDDVASNRVEGGIVVPFACSLAEGWDLGAQVQIDRVRGGDNNGHETVFSHTVALGREITDRFGVYGEYIGELSLADDSGYSPSIAGGFAFSITRDLRFDAGVVVGLDHPDTETVRLFAGMTVRY; this is encoded by the coding sequence GTGCATCACGCCCTGTCCAGGCTCGTGACGACGGCAGCGCTCTGTCCGACGATCGCGGGGTCGTGTCCGAGCATGGCGGACGCTCAGCCCGTGCCCGACAAGTCGGCCTACTCCCTGTTCAACCCGACGCCGGCGGAGCTCCGCAGGCCGCTGAGCGCGGACAGGCCCGATGCGACGGAAAGCCCGTACACCGTCGATGCCGGTGCGATCCAGCTGGAGATGAGTTTCGTCGAGCACGCCTGGAGCGGCTCCGGCGCGCGGCGTGTCTCGTCTACGTCGATCGCTCCGCTCAACCTGAAGCTCGGCCTGACCAGCAGCGCCGACATCCAGTTCCTCCTTGACCCCTACCTGGTCGGCGATGATCCCGAGCAGGGAGCCCGCCGCGGCGTCGGAAACACGGGGCTGCGGCTGAAAGTCAACCTGTTCGGCAACGACGACGGGGACGCCGCCCTCGCGATCCTGCCATACCTCGTGTTTCCGACCGGCAGCGATGACGTGGCCTCCAATCGCGTCGAGGGCGGCATCGTCGTGCCCTTCGCCTGCTCGCTCGCCGAGGGGTGGGACCTCGGTGCCCAGGTGCAGATCGACCGCGTTCGCGGCGGGGACAACAACGGGCACGAGACTGTCTTCTCGCACACGGTCGCGCTCGGGCGCGAGATCACGGACCGCTTCGGGGTGTACGGCGAGTACATCGGAGAACTCTCGCTCGCCGACGACAGCGGCTACAGCCCGTCGATCGCGGGTGGGTTCGCGTTCTCGATCACGCGCGACCTGCGGTTCGATGCGGGCGTCGTCGTGGGCCTCGACCATCCCGACACCGAAACCGTCCGCCTCTTCGCGGGAATGACGGTTCGGTACTGA
- a CDS encoding DUF3568 family protein produces the protein MKRLRGFCAGALVAIGGTVVCPGCTVALVAGAAAAGIAGTYVYTEGRLESVEDAPLAEVHAAALKAVDDLGFTLVRESQDAFNSIVTAKRADNSDVNIALEKKSDKTTSVRIRVGIVGDEAVSTEILTRIRANLKA, from the coding sequence ATGAAACGCCTGCGTGGGTTCTGTGCTGGGGCGTTGGTTGCGATCGGCGGCACGGTCGTGTGCCCCGGTTGCACGGTTGCGCTGGTCGCCGGTGCCGCCGCGGCGGGCATCGCCGGGACGTACGTCTACACCGAGGGGCGGCTCGAATCGGTCGAGGACGCCCCGCTGGCGGAGGTGCACGCGGCCGCTCTGAAGGCCGTGGACGACCTCGGATTCACGCTCGTGCGGGAGTCTCAGGACGCCTTCAACTCGATCGTCACGGCCAAGCGAGCCGACAACAGCGACGTCAACATCGCGCTCGAGAAGAAATCGGACAAGACGACTTCCGTCCGCATCCGCGTCGGCATCGTCGGCGACGAGGCGGTCTCGACAGAGATCCTGACCCGCATCCGGGCGAACCTGAAAGCCTGA
- a CDS encoding 5-oxoprolinase has protein sequence MWRVWIDTGGTFTDCLALGPAGEVRRAKALSAGVVRGRARERTGSSAARVECAWAEHDGRFAAGMTLRPVDGDGPAALVESFDPGRRVLAVRGEWPTWAEHGAAFELSAHEVAPLLAARMVTGTPAGSPLPRMEMRLGTTRATNALLERQGGRVALFITRGFGDLLFIGDQTRPDLFSLRIERPAPLCEAVVEVDERLDAQGRVLRRPDLDAVEREARRLAGLGVVSAAVALLHSWTNPAHERAVAEAVRRGGIQRVAASTDLSSRIKLLWRAETAVVDAYLAGAVEDYLDRVQRSLAGSRLLIMTSAGGLVRRERIRPKDMLLSGPAGGAVGAAEAARLAGFARSIALDMGGTSTDATRIDAAPARRFETRVGHARVVAPCVAVETVAAGGGSVCFAERGALRVGPESAGARPGPACYGAGGPLTLTDANLLLGRLDAARFAVPLDAAAAARRADQALAACGGVMSRDELLEGFIQIADERMADAVRRVSAREGYDPADYALVAFGGAGPQHACGIARRLGVRTVVVPADAGLLSAAGLGAARIERFAERTVLRSLDEDEAWLRGIETEVEREARAAVAREDVDPKDIRTLGAWLDLRFEGQDEAVEVEAGPGARARFEDRHRTLFGAAGTGRAVEVVAVRAAAAGSGGQIPNRFERRRGRADEMKRSGRVWAEGAWRECVVLERGGLAPGAALEGPALVTEQHCTTFVEPGWSLRVSDCGALVLTGENAGRTPAQAETVRAELFINRLSSLAEEMGERLRRSALSVNVKDRLDFSCAVVDAEGELVASAPHVPVHLGALGACVRAVRGVLGHDFAGQVAVSNHPGFGGAHLPDVTVMLAVHDGAGLPLGYVACRAHHAEIGGIAPGSMPADSRTLEEEGVVIAPTTIGALGAIDPAAVRAIFERGPRPSRDPSTNAADLLAQVEAVAYGAEGLRALSREFGSETALGFMRSLKFRAASRVRNALRRRPAGVVELADALDDGSPVRVTIETIRDRAIIDFTGTAGVHPGNLNATEAIVRSVVVYVLRVMIDEPMPLNEGLLRSVEVRVPEGMLNPRFVADPALCPGVAAGNVETSQRLADLLVRALGLCAGSQATMNNVAFGDEQGGCYETIGGGAGAGPGFDGASAVHVHMTNTRITDAEVLERRYPVRVVRFAVRRGSGGEGRWRGGDGIVRELEFLAPARISINAQRRTRGAPGAHGARDGAPGRQILIRANGSKESLTGRVRVDAELGDRLTVETPGGGGWEKSQLERKSISDPRTRFFGVSPG, from the coding sequence ATGTGGCGCGTGTGGATCGACACCGGCGGAACATTCACCGACTGCCTCGCACTGGGGCCGGCAGGCGAGGTCCGACGTGCCAAGGCCCTGAGCGCCGGCGTCGTGCGCGGGCGGGCGCGCGAACGCACCGGCTCCTCTGCGGCGAGAGTCGAATGTGCATGGGCAGAGCACGACGGCCGGTTCGCCGCGGGCATGACGCTCAGGCCCGTGGATGGAGATGGGCCTGCCGCGCTGGTCGAGTCTTTCGATCCCGGCCGGCGTGTGCTGGCCGTCAGGGGCGAATGGCCGACGTGGGCAGAGCACGGCGCAGCGTTCGAACTCAGCGCACACGAAGTTGCGCCGTTGCTCGCGGCGCGCATGGTTACCGGTACGCCCGCCGGCTCACCCTTGCCGCGAATGGAGATGCGCCTCGGCACGACGAGAGCGACCAACGCACTCCTCGAGCGGCAGGGCGGGCGAGTCGCCCTCTTCATCACCCGCGGATTCGGTGACCTCTTGTTCATCGGCGATCAGACCCGGCCGGACCTGTTCTCGCTGCGCATCGAGCGACCCGCGCCGTTGTGCGAGGCGGTGGTCGAGGTGGACGAACGGCTCGACGCGCAGGGCCGCGTGCTGCGCCGGCCGGACCTCGATGCGGTCGAGCGCGAAGCACGACGGCTGGCGGGGCTGGGCGTGGTTTCAGCGGCGGTCGCGCTCCTTCACTCGTGGACCAACCCGGCGCACGAGCGGGCCGTCGCGGAGGCCGTCCGGCGCGGCGGCATTCAGCGTGTCGCGGCATCGACCGACCTTTCGTCACGGATCAAGCTGCTCTGGCGCGCGGAGACGGCCGTCGTCGATGCGTACCTCGCGGGCGCCGTTGAGGACTACCTCGACCGAGTGCAACGGTCGCTTGCCGGTTCTCGCCTGCTGATCATGACGAGCGCGGGCGGGCTGGTGCGGCGTGAACGAATCAGGCCCAAGGACATGCTCCTGAGCGGACCGGCGGGCGGCGCGGTCGGCGCGGCCGAAGCGGCCCGTCTCGCCGGGTTCGCGCGATCCATCGCCCTCGACATGGGCGGGACGAGCACGGACGCCACTCGCATCGACGCCGCGCCGGCACGCCGGTTCGAGACCCGTGTCGGTCACGCTCGGGTCGTCGCCCCGTGCGTCGCCGTGGAGACGGTTGCCGCGGGCGGGGGGTCCGTTTGCTTCGCGGAGCGCGGGGCGTTGCGCGTGGGACCGGAAAGCGCGGGTGCACGCCCCGGACCGGCCTGCTACGGCGCGGGTGGCCCGCTCACGCTGACCGACGCGAACCTGCTGCTCGGTCGGCTTGATGCGGCGCGCTTCGCCGTCCCGCTCGACGCGGCGGCCGCAGCGCGCCGCGCCGATCAGGCCCTCGCGGCGTGCGGCGGTGTCATGTCGCGCGATGAACTGCTCGAAGGGTTCATCCAGATCGCCGACGAGCGCATGGCCGACGCCGTGCGACGGGTCTCCGCACGCGAGGGCTACGACCCCGCGGACTACGCCCTCGTCGCGTTCGGTGGGGCGGGGCCGCAGCACGCGTGCGGGATCGCGCGGCGGCTCGGCGTGCGGACGGTCGTGGTGCCGGCGGATGCCGGCCTGCTGAGCGCGGCCGGGCTGGGAGCGGCACGAATCGAGCGGTTCGCCGAGCGAACCGTGCTGCGGTCGCTGGATGAAGACGAGGCATGGTTGCGCGGAATCGAGACCGAGGTCGAGCGTGAAGCGCGCGCCGCAGTCGCGCGTGAGGACGTTGACCCGAAGGACATTCGGACGCTCGGCGCGTGGCTCGACCTGCGCTTCGAGGGGCAGGACGAAGCGGTCGAAGTCGAGGCGGGGCCGGGCGCACGAGCAAGATTCGAGGATCGACATCGCACACTGTTCGGCGCAGCGGGGACCGGACGCGCGGTCGAAGTCGTCGCGGTGCGAGCGGCCGCGGCCGGGTCTGGCGGGCAGATTCCGAACCGCTTCGAGCGAAGGCGAGGGCGCGCGGACGAGATGAAACGGAGCGGGCGTGTCTGGGCTGAAGGGGCGTGGCGGGAGTGCGTGGTTCTGGAGCGGGGCGGTCTCGCGCCCGGCGCGGCGCTGGAAGGCCCCGCGCTCGTCACCGAGCAGCATTGCACAACGTTCGTCGAGCCGGGGTGGTCGCTGCGCGTCTCGGACTGCGGTGCGCTCGTGCTGACAGGAGAGAACGCGGGTCGAACCCCGGCGCAGGCCGAGACCGTGAGGGCAGAACTGTTCATCAACCGACTCTCTTCTCTGGCCGAGGAGATGGGAGAACGGCTGCGGCGCAGCGCCCTCTCCGTCAACGTCAAGGATCGGCTCGACTTCTCGTGCGCCGTCGTGGACGCCGAGGGCGAGCTTGTCGCCAGCGCACCGCACGTGCCCGTGCATCTGGGCGCGCTGGGCGCGTGCGTGCGGGCTGTGCGCGGCGTGCTCGGCCACGACTTCGCCGGGCAAGTCGCCGTCTCCAACCACCCCGGCTTCGGCGGGGCGCACCTGCCGGACGTGACGGTGATGCTCGCCGTTCATGACGGCGCCGGACTGCCGCTGGGGTATGTCGCGTGCCGGGCACATCACGCGGAGATCGGCGGCATCGCGCCCGGCTCGATGCCCGCGGACTCGCGAACGCTCGAGGAAGAGGGGGTCGTCATCGCACCGACGACGATCGGTGCGCTCGGCGCGATCGATCCCGCCGCCGTGCGGGCGATCTTCGAGCGCGGGCCGCGCCCGAGCCGCGACCCGAGCACGAACGCGGCTGACCTGCTGGCGCAGGTCGAAGCCGTGGCATACGGGGCCGAAGGACTGCGCGCGCTGTCGCGTGAGTTCGGATCGGAGACGGCGCTCGGATTCATGCGCTCGCTGAAGTTTCGCGCCGCATCGCGTGTTCGGAACGCGCTGCGCCGCCGCCCCGCGGGCGTCGTGGAGCTCGCCGATGCGCTCGACGATGGTTCGCCGGTGCGCGTCACGATCGAGACCATCAGGGACAGGGCGATCATCGACTTCACGGGCACGGCCGGCGTCCACCCCGGCAACCTGAACGCTACCGAGGCGATCGTGCGCAGTGTTGTGGTCTACGTGCTGCGTGTCATGATTGACGAGCCGATGCCGCTCAACGAGGGGCTGCTGCGATCTGTAGAAGTGCGCGTGCCCGAGGGGATGCTCAACCCGCGCTTCGTCGCCGACCCGGCCTTGTGCCCGGGAGTGGCGGCCGGCAACGTCGAGACGAGCCAGCGTCTCGCCGATCTGCTCGTGCGCGCCCTCGGCCTGTGCGCCGGAAGCCAGGCAACGATGAACAACGTCGCGTTCGGCGACGAGCAGGGCGGGTGCTACGAAACCATCGGCGGCGGCGCCGGCGCTGGGCCGGGCTTTGACGGCGCGTCCGCCGTCCACGTCCACATGACCAACACGCGCATCACGGACGCGGAAGTTCTCGAACGGCGCTACCCCGTGCGCGTGGTGCGCTTCGCCGTGCGCCGCGGGTCCGGCGGCGAAGGCCGATGGCGCGGCGGCGACGGCATCGTCCGTGAACTGGAGTTCCTCGCGCCCGCGCGCATCTCGATCAACGCACAACGGCGCACACGCGGCGCACCGGGCGCGCACGGCGCACGTGACGGCGCGCCGGGCAGGCAGATTCTCATCCGCGCCAACGGAAGTAAGGAGTCGCTAACAGGTCGCGTGCGAGTTGATGCCGAACTCGGAGATCGCTTGACGGTCGAGACTCCCGGGGGCGGAGGATGGGAGAAATCTCAACTGGAAAGAAAGTCGATTTCTGACCCCAGAACGCGGTTTTTCGGGGTTTCTCCGGGTTGA